The proteins below are encoded in one region of Mycobacterium pseudokansasii:
- a CDS encoding aspartate-semialdehyde dehydrogenase: protein MGVSIGVVGATGQVGQVMRTLLDERDFPAESVRFFASARSQGRKLAFRGQEIEVEDATTADPRGLDIALFSAGAAMSRVQAPRFAAAGVTVIDNSSAWRKDPEVPLVVSEVNFERDVRGAGPLKKGIIANPNCTTMAAMPVLKVLHDEAQLVRVVASTYQAVSGSGLAGVAELAAQARAVINDAEQLVHDGAAVDFPAPQKYVAPIAFNVVPLAGSLVDDGSGETDEDQKLRFESRKILGIPDLAVSGTCVRVPVFTGHCLSINAEFVRPLSPDRARELLDGAPGVKVVDVPTPLAAAGVDESLVGRIRQDPGVPDGRGLALFVAGDNLRKGAALNTIQIAELLAADL, encoded by the coding sequence ATTGGCGTTTCAATAGGCGTAGTGGGTGCCACCGGTCAGGTGGGCCAGGTGATGCGCACGCTGCTCGACGAGCGTGACTTCCCGGCTGAATCCGTACGATTCTTCGCGTCGGCCCGCTCCCAGGGCCGCAAGCTGGCGTTCCGCGGCCAGGAGATCGAGGTCGAAGACGCCACGACGGCGGACCCACGTGGGCTGGACATCGCCCTGTTCTCCGCTGGCGCGGCGATGTCGCGGGTGCAGGCGCCGCGGTTCGCCGCCGCTGGTGTGACGGTGATCGACAATTCGTCGGCGTGGCGCAAAGACCCCGAGGTGCCATTGGTGGTGTCGGAGGTCAACTTCGAGCGGGACGTGCGCGGGGCCGGGCCCCTCAAGAAGGGCATTATCGCCAACCCCAACTGCACCACCATGGCGGCGATGCCGGTGCTCAAGGTGTTGCACGACGAGGCCCAGCTGGTCCGTGTGGTGGCCTCCACCTATCAAGCGGTCTCCGGCAGCGGCCTGGCCGGGGTGGCCGAGCTGGCAGCCCAGGCGCGTGCGGTGATCAACGACGCCGAGCAGCTGGTGCACGACGGTGCTGCCGTGGATTTCCCGGCGCCGCAGAAGTACGTCGCGCCGATCGCGTTCAACGTGGTGCCGCTGGCCGGGTCGCTGGTGGACGACGGCTCCGGGGAGACCGACGAGGACCAGAAGCTGCGGTTCGAGAGCCGCAAGATCCTGGGTATTCCCGACCTGGCGGTCAGCGGGACCTGCGTGCGGGTGCCGGTGTTCACCGGGCACTGCTTGTCGATCAACGCCGAGTTCGTCCGGCCGCTCTCGCCCGATCGGGCTCGTGAGCTGCTCGACGGCGCGCCCGGTGTGAAGGTGGTCGACGTGCCGACGCCGCTGGCAGCCGCCGGTGTGGACGAGTCGCTCGTTGGCCGCATCCGGCAGGACCCCGGGGTACCGGACGGGCGCGGCCTGGCTCTGTTCGTCGCGGGGGACAACCTGCGCAAGGGAGCGGCGCTGAACACCATCCAGATCGCCGAACTGCTGGCCGCCGACTTGTGA